A region of the Streptomyces durocortorensis genome:
CGGGAAACCGGTGAGCGGGGTGTCCACCATGGTCGGGTCGTGCACCGCCCCGGCGGCCCAGGTCCCCTCGACGACGGTCAGCTGCTCGTGGAACCCGTCCGGCGCGGGCGGGGCGTACGGGGCCGGGGCGAGCGGCGGCGCGAGTGCCGTGCGCCCCCTCCGTCCGCCGCGCGCTGCCCGGTGACTGCCCTGTGAAGTGCTCACGCCGCTCCCGAAGTTCCACCCGCCGACCCCCCAGGGCCACAGGGCCCCGCGGCCCTGGTGCGCCCGGGACGATAGCGGAGCCGCGGTGACTCTCCAAAGCGATACGGCTACTCAGGGTCGCCGTGTCGGGCGCGCCGGGAAGATCTCCGGGGCCCTCAGAAGTCGAACGCGCGTGCCGTGTTGTCGTAGATCGCGGCGGCCAGCGCGTCCTCGTCCAGGCCCTTCACCTCGGCCATGGCGCGCAGCGTGACCGGAATGAGGTACGGCGCGTTGGGCCGTCCGCGGTACGGGGCGGGAGTGAGGAAGGGCGCGTCCGTCTCGACGAGGACCAGCTCGGTGGGGGCGACGGCGAGCGCCTCGCGCAGCGGCTGGGCGTTCTTGAAGGTCACGTTGCCCGCGAAGGACATGAAGTATCCGGCGCTCGCGCAGATCCGGGCCATGTCGGCGTCACCGGAATAGCAGTGGAACACGGTCCGCTCGGGCGCGCCCGCGTCCGCCAGCACCCGCAGGACGTCCGCGTGCGCGTCGCGGTCGTGGATGACCAGCGCCTTGCCGTGCCGCTTGGCGATCTCGATGTGGGCGCGGAACGACTCCTCCTGGGCGGCGACGCCCTCGGGGCCCGTACGGAAGAAGTCCAGACCGGTCTCGCCGACCCCGCGCACGTGGTCGAGGGCGGCCAGCGCGTCGATCTCCGCGAGCGCCTCGTCCAGCGCCGCCTTGCCGCCGGGCTCCCGGGCGCCCTGCCGCGCGGTGCCCTCGACGTCCCCGTGGACGATGCGCGGGGCCTCGTTGGGGTGCAGGGCGACCGAGGCGTGGACGGCGGCGTGGGCGGCCGCGGTCTCGGCGGCCCAACGGGAGCCCGCCACGTCACAGCCCACCTGGACCACCGCCGTGACGTTCACCGCGGCGGCCCGGGCGAGGGCCTCCTCGACGGTGGCGTCCTGCATGTCCAGATGGGTGTGGGAGTCGGCGACCGGAACCCGCAGGGGCTCGGGCAGCGGCGGGGCTTCGGTACGGCTCATGCCGACGATCGTACGAGGGCCCGGCCCCCGTACGTCATCGGCGTCCGGCGCACCAGGGGGATGTCACCTGCGGTGGAACGGATGGAGGAGGTCCGACAGCCGCCAGTGGTGCTCCGGGGCGGCGGCGACGGACACCGCCCGGTCCTCCGCCTCGCGCGGCGCGGACTGCTTGCGCAGGAGCTCCTGGACACCGGCGACCCGCCCCGCCCGCATGATGCGCACCACGTGTCCGCCGCAGTTGGTGCAGGTGGGCGTGGAGAGCGGGGACGGCACACGCTCGCCGTCGGCCGTGTAGACGACGAAGTCGTGG
Encoded here:
- a CDS encoding TatD family hydrolase, giving the protein MSRTEAPPLPEPLRVPVADSHTHLDMQDATVEEALARAAAVNVTAVVQVGCDVAGSRWAAETAAAHAAVHASVALHPNEAPRIVHGDVEGTARQGAREPGGKAALDEALAEIDALAALDHVRGVGETGLDFFRTGPEGVAAQEESFRAHIEIAKRHGKALVIHDRDAHADVLRVLADAGAPERTVFHCYSGDADMARICASAGYFMSFAGNVTFKNAQPLREALAVAPTELVLVETDAPFLTPAPYRGRPNAPYLIPVTLRAMAEVKGLDEDALAAAIYDNTARAFDF